From Lonchura striata isolate bLonStr1 chromosome 3, bLonStr1.mat, whole genome shotgun sequence, one genomic window encodes:
- the PSMB1 gene encoding proteasome subunit beta type-1: MLPTAGRGLSRPEAGYGLEAPVQHHRFSPYTFNGGTVLAIAGEDFCIVASDTRLSEGYSIHSRDSPKCYKLTERTVIGCTGFHGDCLTLTKIIEARLKMYKHSNNKTMTTGAIAAMLSTILYSRRFFPYYVYNIIGGLDEEGKGAVYSFDPVGSYERESFKAGGSASAMLQPLLDNQIGFKNMQNVERVPLTLEKALQLVKDVFISAAERDVYTGDALKICIVTKDGIKEQTIQLRKD; the protein is encoded by the exons ATGCTGCCCACCGCGGGACGCGGGCTCTCCCGGCCCGAGGCGGGCTACGGGCTGGAGGCGCCCGTGCAGCACCACCGCTTCTCGCCGTACACCTTCAACGGAGG GACTGTGCTGGCGATTGCTGGAGAAGACTTTTGTATCGTTGCCTCTGACACGCGTCTGAGTGAAGGCTATTCAATTCACTCCCGGGACAGCCCAAAATGCTACAAGCT AACAGAACGAACTGTCATTGGATGCACTGGTTTCCATGGAGACTGCCTTACACTTACTAAAATTATTGAAGCCAGATTAAAG ATGTACAAGCATTCCAACAACAAGACCATGACTACAGGGGCTATTGCAGCAATGCTGTCTACTATCCTGTACTCCCGACGTTTCTTTCCCTACTACGTTTACAATATAATTGGTGGACTTGATGAAGAAG ggaaaggAGCAGTTTATAGCTTTGATCCAGTGGGCTCCTATGAGAGAGAGAGTTTCAAAGCAGGTGGATCAGCAAGTGCAATGTTGCAGCCTTTGCTGGATAACCAG ATTGGCTTCAAGAACATGCAAAATGTGGAGCGTGTACCTCTGACCCTGGAAAAGGCTTTGCAGCTGGTTAAGGATGTCTTCATTTCTGCTGCCGAGAGAGATGTGTACACTGGGGATGCACTAAAGATTTGCATTGTCACAAAAGATGGAATTAAAGAGCAAACTATCCAGTTACGAAAAGACTAA
- the TBP gene encoding TATA-box-binding protein — MDQNNSLPPYAQGLASPQGAMTPGIPIFSPMMPYGTGLTPQPVQSTNSLSILEEQQRQQQQQQAAQQSTSQQATQGTSGQTPQLFHSQTLTTAPLPGTTPLYSSPMTPMTPITPATPASESSGIVPQLQNIVSTVNLGCKLDLKTIALRARNAEYNPKRFAAVIMRIREPRTTALIFSSGKMVCTGAKSEEQSRLAARKYARVVQKLGFPAKFLDFKIQNMVGSCDVKFPIRLEGLVLTHQQFSSYEPELFPGLIYRMIKPRIVLLIFVSGKVVLTGAKVRAEIYEAFENIYPILKGFRKTT; from the exons ATGGATCAGAACAACAGTTTGCCACCCTACGCTCAAGGCTTAGCCTCCCCTCAG GGTGCAATGACTCCAGGAATTCCAATTTTCAGCCCGATGATGCCATATGGCACAGGACTGACACCGCAGCCTGTCCAGAGCACCAACAGTCTGTCCATATTGGAGGaacagcagcggcagcagcagcagcagcaagcagcacaGCAATCCACGTCACAGCAAGCGACACAGGGAACATCTGGTCAAACCCCCCAGCTCTTCCATTCACAGACTCTTACCACAGCCCCTTTACCAGGAACCACACCTCTGTACTCCTCTCCAATGACTCCAATGACTCCCATAACTCCTGCAACACCAGCATCAGAGAGCTCTGGCATAGTGCCACAACTACA GAATATTGTGTCCACAGTGAATCTTGGTTGCAAACTTGATCTAAAAACTATTGCACTTCGTGCCCGAAATGCTGAGTATAATCCCAAG CGTTTTGCTGCTGTTATTATGAGAATAAGAGAACCACGTACTACTGCACTGATATTCAGCTCTGGAAAAATGGTGTGCACAGGAGCAAAAAG TGAGGAGCAATCCAGACTGGCTGCAAGGAAGTATGCAAGAGTTGTTCAGAAACTAGGTTTTCCTGCAAAAtttttggattttaaaattcagaatatGGTGGGCAGCTGTGATGTGAAATTTCCCATCAGACTGGAAGGATTGGTACTCACACACCAGCAGTTCAGCAG CTACGAGCCGGAATTGTTTCCTGGCTTAATCTACAGAATGATTAAGCCAAGAATCGTTCtgcttatttttgtttctggaaAAGTGGTTTTAACTG GTGCTAAAGTACGAGCAGAAATCTATGAAGCATTTGAAAACATTTATCCTATTTTAAAGGGATTCAGAAAGACAACGTAA